CTGTAACCCTGATCATCTCTTACGGCCCTTGTCCTCATGGCCTGGATATCAGAGCCCGCATCAGGTTCAGTAGCAGCAAAACAGGCAAGCTTACCCTGAACTGCCATTGAGAGATATTTCTTTTTCTGCTCCTCATTTCCAAGAAGCATTATGGGAGACAGCCCGTCTGCCTGGGCTATAAGGAGGAGTGCTGCTGAGGCGCTTGCCTTTGAGATCTCCTCAAGGATCATGGAAAATAAAAGGCGGCTTGCCCCGATTCCACCATACTCTTCAGGCACAAGGGGAGAAAGAAGACCATTTTCTGTAAAAAGCTCAACAAGCTGCCATGGAAACCCGTCGGTTTCATCTATCTCTGCAGCAATCGGTTTTATCTTTTCCCGAGTAATCCTTTTTACTGTTTCAAGTATGCTTTTTTCTTCATCATTCAGTATAAACATGTGAGGTTGCCTCCGGAGGTTTTTGATCTGCAAACCATTTGTTTTAAATGCCTTTTGCTGATAGTTTTCATCCAAAAGACCTCTTTTGGATGAAAACTTTATAACACAAAAAATTAGATTTTCAATTCACAATTATATTTTTGTTGCACCTGTTGTAAACATGGCCTCTATCTGTTATTCTTGAGATGAATACGGGAGAGATAATGAAGAGCATAGGAAGATTCCATTTAATAACAGATACAGTAATTCAAAGCAGGTTCTCCCATGTGGAGCTTGCCCGGATGGCTATTATGGGCGGGGCAGATACTATACAGTACCGTTCAAAGACAGGGTCAACCCGTGAGATGATAGATACAGCCATCAGGATAAAGGCTCTGTGTGCAGGGGCAGGCATACCTCTTATTATAAACGACAGGGTAGATGTGGCCATTGCATCAGGTGCTGATGGCGTTCACCTTGGTGATGATGATTTTCCTATACCACTTGCGCGAAAACTCCTTGGCCCCGATGCAATTATAGGGGGGTCAGCAGGTAATATTAATGACGCATTAAGGTGCCTTAACGATGGTGCAGATTATATCGGGTCAGGGCCAGTGTATGGCACAAAGACAAAATCGGATGCCGGAGATGCAATTGGGGTAGAGACCATAAGGATCATTGCAGAAAAGATACATCTCCCTGTTGTTGCTATAGGCGGTATTACTGTGAATGATGTGCATGAACTTTTTACAGCAGGTGCTCACGGTGTTGCTGTTATTTCTGCGGTGTGTTTAAGCGATGAACCTGAGAGAGAGGCACGCAGGATTCGAAACCTTCTGGGTCTTTGATTAATATGAGCTTTCAACATTAAATAACCAATGTTAAATTGAATGTAGTTTATGTTGTATTTTATTAATTTTTGTTTTCCATTGGGAGTTGGACGTTCGATTTTGGGCTTTCAATTTTGCTGAATATTTTTAGGTGAAGTAATATGACATTAAAGGTATCAGATATTGGCGAATTTGAACTTATTGATCGCATTCGGCGGATAATAGACGGGGCAGGTTATAAACCAGGTCTATTGATACACGGTATCGGTGACGATGCAGCTGTGTTTACCCCTGAACCTGGCTTTGAAATGGTTGTTACATGCGATTCTATGGTAGAGGGTCGCCATTATCTTAAGGCGCATATGACTGCCATTGAGGTCGGCAGGCGTGCAATGGTCATGAACATAAGCGATATAGGTGCAATGGGTGGGATACCCCTTTATGCCCTTGTTACGCTGGGGCTTACATCTTTAGAAACAGTTCATGAGATCGAAGAGATATACAGGGGTTTCATACAGGAACTTGAGCCCTTTAATGCCTCCATTATCGGGGGGAATATCACAAAGACAGCAGGGAATACCTTTATTGACATTACCCTTATAGGTAAGGCAAACAGGGGGCATATCGCCCTGCGTTCAGGAGCGAAACCGGGCGATGCAATCATGGTAACAGGCTATCCAGGCAGTTCCGGTGCAGGTTATCGGCTTATAGTAGATGGTCTGGCTCAGTCTCTCGCAGACAAGACCTTAATGGATGCATACCTGCGGCCGGCGCACAGGGCAAGGGAAGGCCATGAACTCGCCGTTTCAGGCCTGATAAGCTCCATGATGGATGTGAGTGACGGTCTGCCTGGTGATCTTTACCATATCTGTGAAACCAGTTCAATCGGGGCAGAGTTATGGGAAGAAATGCTTCCGGTATCAAATGCCCTCAACGAGACATCCGCCATGTATAAAATATCACCTGTTGATTTTATACTTGCACCAAGCGATGATTACGAGCTGCTATTTACCTGTGTGCCACAAAACATAGAGAAGCTGGAAAGGATACTTGCTGAATTTGGCTGCCCTGTAACACACATAGGCGATATAGTCCCAATAGCCCAGGGCATGACTTTGATCAAAAAAAATGGCAAGAGAAAGCCTCTTAATAAAAAGGGCTGGGATCATTTCACAACAGTGTAAAAAGATAAGTTATCACGCAAAGCCACAAAGAACACCAAGAAAAACAGTTTTATTTTAAGTCGTTACCTTCTCACTCCCTTACCGGACAATTGAAAAACCTATCCTTAATGACTCAGTGCGTTCTTTATAATTAATCAGGCTTTCCGCAAGGGAGTAGCTGTATTGTATATGAAAAAAAAGATCAAAATTATTTTTAAGCAGTCTGGCAATAGGATAGCTTAAATTGGTCTGAACTGATGTGCCCTTATCAGCAAATCGCAGATAGGTGGAGCTTACTAACCCGCGCGCCTCGCCAAACTTTATTTCAAACTCGACATTACCGCGGTAATCGGGAAGGTCATGATTGCTGCTTTTACTGTTATTGAAATATGTGAATAGTCTGGGGCTGAACTGCAACCCAAGACCTGAATCTGATTCGTAAAAGATAAACACAGGCTTAAAATAGACAGTATTGGTGCTGCGTGAGGAGTCTCCATCCCTGCCATTTGATTCATGCTGGAAGCCACCCTGGAAAAAAAGCCCCTTCAGCCATGAAGGGCGATTCGGCCAGTTGCGGGTCAGGTAAAGTACCTCAGGCTTGTAGCTGGTATCTTCAAAGGGCGCTGAATCGGAAGACAGGTCCCAGAATGATGTCTGGGTGTAGGCAAAATTTAGTCCGCTCACCCATGGATATTTCTGAGACAATGATCCGGCAGGGTTAAATGGACGGTATTTCATGCTGATCTGAAATTTGCTTTCTGACGGGTCTGTGCCGACCAGAAAATACATTGGCTCATAGACTGAAAAGTTTACCACATAGGGCTGATACAGTGAAAAAAGGCTCTCCATAGAAGGGTAATAATCATTGAGTGCCTTTGATGCAGGTTCAGCAAGTGTATCTTCTTTTACATATTTTTCATCAAGTATATTCACCATCAATACTGTTTCAGGTGAACCGGCCAGTGAGATTTCCTGCAAACCATGATAGAGTTCTGGCAGTGCAGCATTGTATGGTTTTGTGACAAATTCTTTAGGTCGTAAGATCACCGTTGAAGAGCTGTCTGTTTCAATCGCTGTTACCAATACTGACGCCCCGTCAGATGATTTGATACGCATGGAAAGGCTCTCCGGGATGGTAAATTCAAAAGATTCATCTCCTTCATTATAAAAGTATACCTTTACCTGAACAGTATCTCCTGCCCTGATATTCAGTTCAGGAAAACGCAGCATGGCGCTTACCCTACCGTAAACGCTGGCACTGCCAGTCAGTAGTAATAGAAATAATACTATGTGAATACTGGAAAAATTATGTAATATATTTCGGATCATAATTAACCTCGATTTTATTAATAGTTTTCAGACCTACATAATTTACAGACCTGAGTCAAGAATAAGCTTGTCAAATTTATCTGTAGTCTTTTATCGCCTTTAGCAAAAATTAAACGCTGACTGCCTTCCCTGTAATTATCTAAAGCATTGACTTAAAATTATATTATCTTATAATAGAACCATTCATAAACTTTAATAAACATTTTAAACCCTAAACCTGTTTAATATTAATCTCAATTCTCAACCTGTTCTCATAGCTCCTGATAATGTAAAGAGGATTTTACCCGGGACTAATTTTATTGCGTATGAATCTTTAATTTTATTTTTGTTTTCCATAAGTTTTTTTTCCGAAATGGGGCAACCCGTTTATACCAAATCGTTTTTAAAAAGGTAGAGTCAGGTTGTACATAATATAAACCTTAAAAAGAGGAGATACATCATGACCGGAAGTACTTACAAGATAATAGAATTGGTAGGGACAAGCGAAAAATCATGGGAAGAGGCAGCAAAAACAGCGATTGAAACAGCGGGAGAATCATTAAAAGAATTGAGGATAGCAGAAGTTACAAAACTTGATATGACAGTCGAAAATGGAAAGATAAAGACCTACAGGGCAAGGGTAAATCTCTCATTCAAGTATCAAAAATAATTGGTAGAAGGTTAATATCCTGAGTCAGATAATTTAAAGATAGGGCTTTGAAGCAGTTAGAGAGCAAGAGACTGTTAAGTGTAAATAGGGATGCTCTTTAGTGAAAAAATAGAGCATCCCCCAATACACTCGACCTGATTACGCCTGTTTCCGCGTCATTTTGCACCCGTTTTCCGCTTTTAAGGAAGCTGTGAATCATTATGCTTCACCTGTACATATGGTATCATCTCAAGACAATAAACCTATTCCTGTATGCTTTTTAGACACCGGTTGCCTTTCTGATGTTGCTCGACATCCCTCATCCTTTTCGATATAATTACACAAAAAAATATTTCACTTTGTCAGGATGGCAGGAGGTAAAGCTAATGAAGAAAATATTACTTTTTTTGTTCGTTGGAGTGTTAGCGACTGCCATATGCGGATGCTCCGGCGACTCTGGTGATAAGAGTTCCAATATAGAAAACCCCGGCGGGCCAGGTAATGCTGACAGTGATACCGATAATGATACAGATACCGATGCCGACATTGATTCCGGTACTGTATGCAATTTCGGGGTTCCTGTTCTGGATAATCAACCTCCGCCTGCCTTTGACTATACTGAAGAGGTCGGCGGGGTCTCTTTTGATATGATATATATACCGGGCGGTACATTTACTTTAGGGTGCGTAGGCAGTAGCTGCCCGCCTGATTCGAACCCCGTGCCGGGCGTTACAGTCAGCAGCTATCATATTGCAAAAAACCAGGTGACTTTAGCTGTGTGGGAAGCCGTTATGGGCGAGAGTGTGGACGGAATGGTCAGTATAACCTGGTATGACGCTATGAGATTTGCCTGCGAGTTAAGCCATCAGACAGGCAGGGCGTACCGTATGATGACCGAGGCTGAGTTTGAATACGCTGCAAAAAATTATCTGAGCAGTCTGGATGATATAGGTGAAAACTCAATGTTCGGTGAAGAATGGGTATATAACACCTGGGAACTTTCGCATATGGGCGGGAGTGATCCTGTAGGGACTAATAGCGGAAAACATACTCAGAAAACAAGGCGCGATATTATGGGAAGTGTCGACAACATTACAGGGCGCCTCATCCGATCAATCGACGGCATAGGCCCGCAGTTGCGCCTGGTGGTCTCGAATGAGATGGCGTACCCGCCGGACTATGTTCCGCCGTGTGAACTCTGCCCCCCGGTCCCGCCAGAGGAACCTGAGAATTCTTACCGCGACCCGCGATGGATAACAGGCAGCAATGCGCATTGGAAGGAGGGGGCAATAAAGATAGGCAATTTTGATCTCAGGGTCTGGGAGGATGGTACCGCTGTATTAAATGGCGCCAGCGGTCAGTGGTTCACTTCAAATAACATCGCATTCGTGT
This genomic stretch from Desulfatiglans sp. harbors:
- a CDS encoding SUMF1/EgtB/PvdO family nonheme iron enzyme; the encoded protein is MKKILLFLFVGVLATAICGCSGDSGDKSSNIENPGGPGNADSDTDNDTDTDADIDSGTVCNFGVPVLDNQPPPAFDYTEEVGGVSFDMIYIPGGTFTLGCVGSSCPPDSNPVPGVTVSSYHIAKNQVTLAVWEAVMGESVDGMVSITWYDAMRFACELSHQTGRAYRMMTEAEFEYAAKNYLSSLDDIGENSMFGEEWVYNTWELSHMGGSDPVGTNSGKHTQKTRRDIMGSVDNITGRLIRSIDGIGPQLRLVVSNEMAYPPDYVPPCELCPPVPPEEPENSYRDPRWITGSNAHWKEGAIKIGNFDLRVWEDGTAVLNGASGQWFTSNNIAFVFIPVSGSIKKFAYIWLDKTQGTLISDAGFSSGYIGRIEKESAIGSKPTISGLKSGKELAAEAGDDYMMVDMENIPAWAKEQDQRLIDGPGQCWFQDNSSVGGLHHYRKDIDADEFRFTVNQGQMTMLANGNWFTVNNTFLRITHPDGYTTDYLYTLSPDGFFFHNSYQAYERADFRLFQKKFNSEVFPSSCGNHCDEEIPKGEGPSIYFYINGGESTYVPAQCPAEGC
- the thiE gene encoding thiamine phosphate synthase, yielding MKSIGRFHLITDTVIQSRFSHVELARMAIMGGADTIQYRSKTGSTREMIDTAIRIKALCAGAGIPLIINDRVDVAIASGADGVHLGDDDFPIPLARKLLGPDAIIGGSAGNINDALRCLNDGADYIGSGPVYGTKTKSDAGDAIGVETIRIIAEKIHLPVVAIGGITVNDVHELFTAGAHGVAVISAVCLSDEPEREARRIRNLLGL
- a CDS encoding dodecin domain-containing protein; this encodes MTGSTYKIIELVGTSEKSWEEAAKTAIETAGESLKELRIAEVTKLDMTVENGKIKTYRARVNLSFKYQK
- the thiL gene encoding thiamine-phosphate kinase; translation: MTLKVSDIGEFELIDRIRRIIDGAGYKPGLLIHGIGDDAAVFTPEPGFEMVVTCDSMVEGRHYLKAHMTAIEVGRRAMVMNISDIGAMGGIPLYALVTLGLTSLETVHEIEEIYRGFIQELEPFNASIIGGNITKTAGNTFIDITLIGKANRGHIALRSGAKPGDAIMVTGYPGSSGAGYRLIVDGLAQSLADKTLMDAYLRPAHRAREGHELAVSGLISSMMDVSDGLPGDLYHICETSSIGAELWEEMLPVSNALNETSAMYKISPVDFILAPSDDYELLFTCVPQNIEKLERILAEFGCPVTHIGDIVPIAQGMTLIKKNGKRKPLNKKGWDHFTTV